The DNA sequence GAGGATATATCTTCTTTCTGGCAAAAACACACTCCATACGGTGGTCCAGTTTGGATTTCTGTCTTGTACTGTTGATCAATCAGCTGAATAGCATTATCCAAAACATCCTTTGGAATGTCGGTTTGCTTTAATCTTTTCTTGACGCCTTCCCAAAGAACAACAAAAGTTCTAATTACTTCCTGCTCATCATTAGAATCTGTTAAATCACACAGCCAAAGCACTTTACTCTTTAAAATACTCTTAAACGTTTCAACTGTACAATAATGATAAACCAGATATGTTTCGCTCATTCACAATCACCTCAGTATTTTCAATATTGCAAGACACATCTACTCCTACCGCTACATCAAGCCGCCGAACATTCCCCCACTGCGTTATAGAAGATGTCTGATAGCTGTAACCCATCATGATCGTGCTGCTTTTATCGGACATACCTTAATGCATTGATAGCACCGCACACACTTGCTTTCATCAATCTGCGGATACTCAAATTTCTCTTCATCCTCTACCATTGAAATAGCTTCTTTCGGACAAATAGCATAACAGGCTGTACATCCACAGCATTCTTCTTTTCTTTTATATAGTACCGGTATTTCTCTTTCCATATCCAATCACTCCAAGATTGTATTTTTTATTATAGTAATCAACCAGCTTAACAACTACTTCTGTATCAGTCTGGCTATAAAAAGTGTAACCATGCTTCAGCAGTTTTTCTTTCAGTTTTGTGTAATTTTCGACGATACTGTTATGTACACCGACTACCTCGGACTCCACTGCACCAGATCCAGAACGAGTACAGTTACCAGAAACATGCGGATACGCATTAATCTGGCTTGGCTCCCCGTGTGTTGCCCAGCGAGTGTGTCTAATACCACAGGTTCCTTTCAATGCCTTACCGCCAGCTGTTTTCTCAATCAGATTAGACAGACAACCTTTTGCTTTCATGACCTGTGCCAGACTCACGCACCAGAATACGGCCAGTATCGCTCAGTGCTTCAGCAACCTTGGGCACCGCTTCCTGTGCAGCAGGAGCATTCTGTGCGGCTTTCTTATCGGTCACAAGAACATTCTCCAACACCTGCGGATAGATTTTCAATGGTACCGCCAGTTCACTCATCGTTTTCTTCTTCGCCAACATCACTTCCATCATCTTCAGACTGGTCAGGATACCATCGTCAGTGGTTACATACTTAGAGAAGATGATATGACCGCTCTGCTCACCACCAATGCGGCAGCCGTTTTTAACCATGTATTCATAGACATATTTGTCGCTCACAGCGGTCTTAGCGTAACCGATACCCTACTCATCAAATGCTTTGTACAGACCAAAGTTGGACATGACCGTAGTAACAACTGTATTATTCAGCAGTTTGCCGCGTTCTTTCATATAGCAGCCATAGATGTACAGGATATCCGTTCCAAAGTATTTAGACATTTTTTATTCTCCTTACAATCAAACACGAAACACAAAGAGTAAGCCGTATTCTAAATTACTCTCTGCCCCCCCGATCACTCGAAGCATACTTTTCATTATTTTCTTTACCTTCCTTTTAACTCTTGTTTTTAAAGAATATTTAATCGGAGCTGCATATTTTTCTTCCAATTCTTCAAAACTCATTGTGTACATATCGTCAAAAAAAGTATCTCTTTGTGATGGCCTTATACACGACTTATATTCAGCTGGATTTCCTTTTACACCAGCTTCATATGTCACTTCTTTTAATTTCATTTCGCAACTGATATAGTTAAATATTTCTTGTCCCTTTTTTGTTCGAATTAATACGAGAGATGTTCCTAACCCGTCATTCATTTCAGGAGCAACATCTTTGATTCCCCAAAAATCTGCAATTGTTAAATCAGACTTTCTTTCTTCCTTGGCCGCACACTCATAGCAGGATGGCCGCAGGCAGTAATCTCTCAGAAACATCTGCATATAAGGATCTTTATCTCTAGATATATACAGTTTCTTTTCTTCACTCTGAGGTATATTTTTAAGCATCTCTTTCATGCCAAAATCAACCCAACCGTCATCCTTACAACGAAAATTAATATCCCTTAGCTTGCCACCATTTTTCTTTTCCTGGTATTCTGCGTATTTCTTCCATAGAGCTGGTGATGGTGCACCATGGCAAATTACATCTACACATATAAGATTGTCATAATCTCTTTCAAGAAAATTCTTTAATCCATTTACTTGACAGCCTGTTCCGGTAAATAGTACATGTCTTCCAGCTATTAAATTCCTTTTAACACTCTTAAACGTATTTCCTATCTTTGCCTGAAGATATTTTGATCCACGTAGCCTTGCCATTCCCACTTCATCTGTAACTGCAATAAACTCTGCTGAATAGCAATCCTCAGACATTGCGACACCATACACAACGCCTTGTTTATTAAGCACATACTCTGCCAGAGAGGAAAAAACTGCCCCAGAAGAACTGTTCAATCTCAAATCTTTATTTATATTGTAACAAGCATATACTTTTTCTGGCTTCATTCGCATTCCTCTTCTATAATCATTTCCTAAAAATTTTCCTAATTGGTCCCACAACTAGCTGTTTCTCTTCCGCATTCACCCCTAAGAAAAACATCGAAAGTGCATACACGATCATATATATAATTGCAAACACTCCCAATTTAACGAGTCCCGTAATACTGGCAAATTTCATAATGAAAAATCCGACTACACAAGGTGCAATCAATGCAGGGATAAACTTTGCAATTTCTTTCCAAAAATAAATCATATTCATTCCAATACGGGCATGATAATACCAATTCATGAAGATAGCATTACCCGCAATAAGAGAAATAGCTGTTCCAAGCGCAGCACCAGCTGGTCCCATAAGTTTAATCAGCGGAATGCTGATAAATATGTTGGCAATTGCAATTGCCAAATAGACAACTGCCCTTGCCTTATGCATATTCTTGGCTCTTTGAATCTCAATTCCAAGATTTTGTATTAAGGGAACTGTAACAGGAATAATAAGCAACAGTGCCACAGCATACGAAGCACCGTATTCCGTCCCTGCCCAAATTTTTACAAAGGGAACTCCAAAAAATATAAATCCAGACAAAATCAGTCCTAAAACCATAAACTGAATTCGTCCAACCTTTGTAAAAAGTTTTGTTAATTGATCATTATCATTTGTCTCGGCAACAATACGATTAACTTTTGGAACAAAAACATTTGACACGGACGAAGAAAACTGAAGATATAATGTATTAATCTGTCCGCCTACTCCGTATACGGCAACTGCTGTCGTACCAGCAAATCTACCTAACAAAAATTTATCTACGCTCCAATTAATTTGATCGATAATCTGATTCAGGAAGATGAAAAATGTAAACACCCACATTTCCTTAAGCAAACTAAGTTGAAGTCCTCTAAACGCGAATCTGATATGTAATTTTCTAAAACAATAGAACATATTAGATATCAATAACACAAATGTAAGAAATGTTGTTACGGATACCATGCCTATTGATCCGTACCCCATAATAAGTAATGGCAACGTCAAAAAAGGACTAAATAAATTCTGAAGAAGTATCAGCAGTTTTTGAAACAGAAACTTTTCGTGCGCCGTAATTGAGCAGTTAAATACACAATTCGGAAACGTCATTGCAAGGTTTATAATGAGCAGTCCCATCAAAACCTTAGCGGTAGCATATTCGCTTTCTGTAAGACCCGTACCAAAAATGCCACGAATTTTTCCTATCATTACAAGTCCACATAAAACACAGATAACAGAAATGGAACAGAAAATAAGCATAAACATTCCGTTCAACCTTGCAACGCCATCTTCATCTTTCTGTGCTTTATACCTTGAATAAAACCGTAAGTAGGAACTTCCAAATCCCAAACTTAAAAGACTCAAGTAAGAAACCACCGAATACACTAACTGATACAATCCGTATTCGCTTTGTCCCAAAAGGCGCAACATAATAGGGGTGTAAATTAAACTAACTAATATTTTTACTAATTCACCAGCATATGATAGTATAACACCGGCTTTTCGCTGATTAATCATATTTTTCATTTTTCAAAATTTTCTATTCTAAACCTTTCATTTATTAGACTCATTTACTACACAAACCTCATCCTGTTTGAACCCCAATATAATTTTAGCGACATACAATCAATTCTTCAATGCGCTACTCAAAAACTCTCTGGAAGATTTTTGCATAGTAAGAACATTTTTATCGACAATCGAGTAATCGATTGGATTAACTGTTTGGGTCACTAAATTTTCATTAATAGAAATGACACGATCCGGCGTTCCGTACAGTTTCACTAAATCATATATTCTAACGTTCATCAAATCTTCAGGATTATTTGTTGGTCTCTCTAACAAATAAAACTCCTTATGAAAAACATAGGAAAATACACCTGCATGGAATGAATCTGTTACAACAATTTCTGCGTGCTGGATAAGACTAAGAAATTCTGGAATTCCAATATCATATAACTGTTCATCACCAAAATGCCAATCCTGTGTCTTAAACTGAAAAACACTGCTATTAACAATGTGTGGAAGCGTGACAAGCTTTAATCCTTTTTTCTTAGCAAATTCTTTTATTTGTTTTCTTTGATTTCGGTCATCACCAAGCATATAACAAAAAATATACTTTCCATTGATGCACTGCTTTCCTGCTAACTCATGCCAACTTTCTCTGTCTACTAAAAGTGTCGGATCTAATACATGTTTTGTGTTATCAAAAATGCACCTTTTAAACTGCTCCACCGTTGCCTCTTCTCTTAACGAAACAGCAGAATATTTAGCTAATGCCTTTTTCATATATTGAATATACACATCCGGCAGGTTGCTTACCGATACGCTTGATGCATATGAAAAAACAATTTTATGATCTCTAGCATTTAAAAAATTGAATACATATCCATCATCAACCACACCTGGTTTCCAGATCTGATCGCTTCCACTTATAAAAATATCATATTCCTTTTTACACTCAGAAATTGTTTCTTCTGTATAAACTTTAGAATGCCTAATAGATTTTTCTCTAAATTCCGATACTTTTTCTGTACGCGAATTCAAGCATTCTGAATACCGCTTTGCAAAGAATCTTGTTACTATCTTAGAATATACGCGCCATACAACTTCAGCAATGCCCATTTTTACCAGTTTCTGCATTTTCGTCTGTTGCGGCGGCAGATATAACGGCTTTATATTCTCTCTTTTATAAGAGATTAGTTCACTATCATATCCCAATTCACTAATATACTTATCCAAAGCATAGGCTTGCAATAAGCCACCATAGTTTTTACTATTATAATAAAGTGAAATTATACCTACTTTTTTCA is a window from the Lachnospiraceae bacterium GAM79 genome containing:
- a CDS encoding polysaccharide pyruvyl transferase family protein produces the protein MKKVGIISLYYNSKNYGGLLQAYALDKYISELGYDSELISYKRENIKPLYLPPQQTKMQKLVKMGIAEVVWRVYSKIVTRFFAKRYSECLNSRTEKVSEFREKSIRHSKVYTEETISECKKEYDIFISGSDQIWKPGVVDDGYVFNFLNARDHKIVFSYASSVSVSNLPDVYIQYMKKALAKYSAVSLREEATVEQFKRCIFDNTKHVLDPTLLVDRESWHELAGKQCINGKYIFCYMLGDDRNQRKQIKEFAKKKGLKLVTLPHIVNSSVFQFKTQDWHFGDEQLYDIGIPEFLSLIQHAEIVVTDSFHAGVFSYVFHKEFYLLERPTNNPEDLMNVRIYDLVKLYGTPDRVISINENLVTQTVNPIDYSIVDKNVLTMQKSSREFLSSALKN
- a CDS encoding oligosaccharide flippase family protein, with product MKNMINQRKAGVILSYAGELVKILVSLIYTPIMLRLLGQSEYGLYQLVYSVVSYLSLLSLGFGSSYLRFYSRYKAQKDEDGVARLNGMFMLIFCSISVICVLCGLVMIGKIRGIFGTGLTESEYATAKVLMGLLIINLAMTFPNCVFNCSITAHEKFLFQKLLILLQNLFSPFLTLPLLIMGYGSIGMVSVTTFLTFVLLISNMFYCFRKLHIRFAFRGLQLSLLKEMWVFTFFIFLNQIIDQINWSVDKFLLGRFAGTTAVAVYGVGGQINTLYLQFSSSVSNVFVPKVNRIVAETNDNDQLTKLFTKVGRIQFMVLGLILSGFIFFGVPFVKIWAGTEYGASYAVALLLIIPVTVPLIQNLGIEIQRAKNMHKARAVVYLAIAIANIFISIPLIKLMGPAGAALGTAISLIAGNAIFMNWYYHARIGMNMIYFWKEIAKFIPALIAPCVVGFFIMKFASITGLVKLGVFAIIYMIVYALSMFFLGVNAEEKQLVVGPIRKIFRK
- a CDS encoding Coenzyme F420 hydrogenase/dehydrogenase, beta subunit C-terminal domain, giving the protein MKPEKVYACYNINKDLRLNSSSGAVFSSLAEYVLNKQGVVYGVAMSEDCYSAEFIAVTDEVGMARLRGSKYLQAKIGNTFKSVKRNLIAGRHVLFTGTGCQVNGLKNFLERDYDNLICVDVICHGAPSPALWKKYAEYQEKKNGGKLRDINFRCKDDGWVDFGMKEMLKNIPQSEEKKLYISRDKDPYMQMFLRDYCLRPSCYECAAKEERKSDLTIADFWGIKDVAPEMNDGLGTSLVLIRTKKGQEIFNYISCEMKLKEVTYEAGVKGNPAEYKSCIRPSQRDTFFDDMYTMSFEELEEKYAAPIKYSLKTRVKRKVKKIMKSMLRVIGGAESNLEYGLLFVFRV
- a CDS encoding 4Fe-4S binding protein, with product MEREIPVLYKRKEECCGCTACYAICPKEAISMVEDEEKFEYPQIDESKCVRCYQCIKVCPIKAARS